Genomic window (Drosophila willistoni isolate 14030-0811.24 chromosome 2L unlocalized genomic scaffold, UCI_dwil_1.1 Seg196, whole genome shotgun sequence):
tgaaaaaatttgttattgcTAATTCAAGTAATTCTGATTATAGCCATTACAAACATCACTTCTATTTATGAATTGAAATTAGCGGTAAATTTGTTTCATGTTGTAAATTTAAGTACCGGTTTACCGAAAACGTACTTCAAAAATATTCGATTGGGTTATAGAATGAAGGATGACATAAAGAGCCTCCCACTGTCATTTTCGCTTAGGACTTCTgatgcaaaatgaaaaattttattaaaaaaaaaaattacacgCTAAACGgtgaaacacacacacaaccactGAGAATATTACGCGGCAAGCCGCGCATacaaacacgcacacacacacagacatggCTACTTGCAcgatgcatacacacacaaactgaATGGCAATGCTTACCCTCACCGGTTGTTCCCGTAGCGCCATCCACATGTGCCCGTAAACGTTCGATAAGCACCGCTTTAACTCCTTTGGTATCCAAACCACGCGCTTGCAGTTCGTTTCGAAGGTCCACTACCTTCATCTTCTCCAACTTGGCCACATCCATTTTTCCGCTTCAATTTTGGATTGGCGGCACTCACACACGCGCGCTTAGTCACTCACACTGATGCACAGTTTTACACCGAAATGGCAGAAgatgcgaaaaaaaaaacttggcgCAGAAAAATTGTGCAATTCTGATATTGCGCGCACTCTCTGCCTGTGCTGCGTCTCAAATTATCTCCCAAGATGATGCGGTGATTATGATTTTTATGCGCTTTTTTTCCGCACAAAAcgtcttctttatttttttcaccTAACCTACGCGCTGGAGATGGAAATGCATCGATGAAACACGGCGTATCGATGTATCAATAATTTTGCACGAttgtgagaaaaaaaaaacagtattTGAGTCAGGTCCCGGTATTAGAGCCCGGCTTTTGAATTAGCGAGGAGTTATACCAGTGTTGCCAATTCAGCTTTTTTCCCGTCAAATCTGGCTTTTTTGATAACTAATTTGCGGGAAAAATTTCGAAACAGCGGGCAGCGGGAATtctggatttttttttaataaaaaacctAAAATATAGTTCCAATACTAGAGCTTTTTGACTCACAGAATATTGCCTGTATTGAACACCAATACAAAAACATTCACCTAATTAAGTGGCACAATACTGAGGACACTAcaaagttttgggttgaagtACGATCATACAAGGATTCGGGTGGAAACAATAAATTTGGGGACTTGGCCACTTTTGCAATGGCATTGCTTTCATTGCCATGGTCGAATGCAGAAGTGGAGAGAATTTTCAGCCAAGTCAATCTCGTAAAAACCAAATGCTTAACTCAATTTTATGCGTCAGgtaaatgtatttttaaaaattatattataaagTTAATAatgaaatgtatatatttatagataCGGTTTGCGTCTGTCAAACAAATGCTGCCACAATTATGAAGTGCCGAAAAAGTATCTAGATATGATTGACACTATGGGATCGTACGACAAGGAAATTGATTGTGATGATTTAGATCAAATACTAAacattttgtaaaaataaaacattcgCATTCCATAGCAGAATCACGCAAAATATAACGGTGAAAAATCAGAGTTGCATTTTGCAAAAGTTTTACGCTTTGTaacgccaaaaaaaaattatttaattaattaaaaatgttttcgtGCAGTGAATGCAATTTCAAAAGTCCACGTCGCTCAAACGTGCAGCGGCACCATCAGAGACAACATGGCGAAAAGAAAAGTGAAGAAACCATCTACCAGTGTAACTGCTGCAGCTACACCACAAATATGCCGTACAACTTTAGGAGGCACATAATTCAGGAGAACCATGGGTCGGCATTGAAGCAGAAGAAAATAGTACGTCAGGAATTAGGACATCAGGCAGTGGAGGATCAGACAATAGGGACAGTGGAGGAGACAGTGGAGGATCAGACAATAGGGACAGAGTTAACTCCCAGTGACCCAGTGACGccagcaaaacaaaattccaattaTGGAATTGAGGATAAGGAGGCCCtgaccccaaaaaaaatttactcacaATGTCATTCGGAAATTAAATGGAAATCCTTTAATTTTCAACTTAAAGCATTCAACACCAGGCTGGCCAAACTGACGAATGGCCAATtaaacgatgatgatgatgtcttATTGTTTACGTAAGTATTCTAAAatcattataattatttattatattcaGGTTACACAAAGTTGTAGAGGACCGGGGAGGATTCCACAGGGTTAAAAACTGGGATAAGGTGGCAGAAATTTCGGGCTCAACGCCACAAACTGTAAAAGATCTTTATCAAAGTAGACTGCTCCAATTAGAAATGACGGAAAGAAGTCGAAAAAGCGAACTAAAGGCTCTAGATATTCCATTCTGGTGGGATGACGGAGACCCAGTATCATATAATAACAGACATACATTTCTAAACCCTAATGTGGTGTCTAAAAGAACTATAGTATATGTCCTGCCAAAAATATTCAACGACTATTATCTACCAAGCCAAGTCACGAAAGCGCCTTTCGAAGTAAAAGACACCTGGATGTACGTCACCAAAATGAGTGGTAGGCTTATTATAATAAACAtggaaaatatgtatattaaaggTGCAGACAGACTCACTTTGTTTGCAATATAATTGTCAATGATATTTTAAGAATCACCATTTGTATATTGAATTTTCTACTgtcaaaaaataagaaataaagacTTATAACTTTTCAGTCATATTTCTGCATTACCATTGGGTATAACAGCTGCAGCCGCTTGAGGTGCCGCAGTCAGGCCGTTGGCATTGCCATTGTTGAGGCTTTCATAAAGTTCAGGTGGCGGCTCACCTGCTCACCTGTTCACCTGGCCATTGGCTGCTGGTGGTCCGCCTGATTTGTGAAAGAAAAATGGAACCGCTCCAACAGATCCTGACGGTTGCATTATTTGAGGCCCAACATAGAGGGTCCAGGTTGCGGCGAGCCACCACTTGATGATGATTATCTGATAGATCTTTGGTTCTTTCTGCCGCAGCAGAAGGATCTAGG
Coding sequences:
- the LOC111519855 gene encoding uncharacterized protein LOC111519855 isoform X1, which translates into the protein MFSCSECNFKSPRRSNVQRHHQRQHGEKKSEETIYQCNCCSYTTNMPYNFRRHIIQENHGSALKQKKIVRQELGHQAVEDQTIGTVEETVEDQTIGTELTPSDPVTPAKQNSNYGIEDKEALTPKKIYSQCHSEIKWKSFNFQLKAFNTRLAKLTNGQLNDDDDVLLFTCRGPGRIPQG
- the LOC111519855 gene encoding uncharacterized protein LOC111519855 isoform X2 — protein: MFSCSECNFKSPRRSNVQRHHQRQHGEKKSEETIYQCNCCSYTTNMPYNFRRHIIQENHGSALKQKKIVRQELGHQAVEDQTIGTVEETVEDQTIGTELTPSDPVTPAKQNSNYGIEDKEALTPKKIYSQCHSEIKWKSFNFQLKAFNTRLAKLTNGQLNDDDDVLLFTGPGRIPQG